The following are encoded together in the Kwoniella europaea PYCC6329 chromosome 1, complete sequence genome:
- a CDS encoding vacuolar-sorting protein SNF7 encodes MSGWMSWFAGKKDTREGARDAIVGLRQQLLMLEKKEEHLNKKIEEEMKKAKANATSNKRLAMAALRQKKAHENELDRIAGTRLTLETQVNAIESANLNAETMVAMKKGADALKGIHSNLTAEGVDATMDKIREQMDLTNEISDAISNPVGMGIVLDEDDLKEELEALEQEQLDDRLAGADRVPSHIPTSPVGQTAGRVNNTAQAEEDDEEAQLRQLQAELAM; translated from the exons ATGTCAGGTTGGATGTCATGGTTCGCAGGGAAGAAAGATACTCGAGAGGGAGCCAGGGATGCCATCGTGGGATTGAGACAGCAATTACTGatgttggagaagaaggaggaacaTCTGAAtaagaagatcgaagaggagatgaagaaggctAAAGCGAATGCTACGTCCAATAAgcgat TGGCAATGGCTGCGTTGAGACAAAAGAAAGCGCATGAGAATGAGCTGGATAGAATCGCTGGCACGAGATTGACTTTGGAGACTCAA GTCAACGCTATAGAATCAGCCAACTTGAATGCCGAAACCATGGTAGCCATGAAGAAAGGTGCCGATGCTCTTAAAGGTATTCATAGTAATCT CACCGCCGAGGGAGTTGACGCTACGATGGACAAGATCAGAGAACAGATGGATCTCACAAATGAAATTTCGGATGCTATCTCCAATCCTGTTGGCATGGGTATAGTActtgatgag GATGACCTCAAAGAAGAACTCGAAGCATTGGAGCAAGAACAATTGGATGACAGACTCGCAGGTGCAGATAGAGTACCAAGTCATATCCCAACGTCGCCCGTGGGTCAAACTGCAGGAC GCGTTAACAATACTGCTCaagcggaagaggatgatgaagaagctcagTTACGTCAATTACAAGCTGAATTGGCTATGTAA